A genome region from Gossypium hirsutum isolate 1008001.06 chromosome A04, Gossypium_hirsutum_v2.1, whole genome shotgun sequence includes the following:
- the LOC107948753 gene encoding probable disease resistance protein At1g61300, whose amino-acid sequence MEYVEPAVCIANCLGTPISTYLQYHRKLNNYVRNLKRIRDELNSQMEDIEMLLKAELLHHVGKIPKKGVENWLENVKMMIREARDVENKVGNGRFFFRACNGKLVDKMTREMQKFLDKAPNLSQSLVIDGPSGGLPLLTSELVGEEAVREEIWPCLMQEEVSKIGVWGMGGVGKTTIMKHIHNDLLKEQRFERVIWVTISKEFDIVKLQDDIASALNGYMPKEGNKVRRAAILSEMLKKVGKHVLILDDVWDKVSLEEVGIPEPSSSNGCKLVLTTRVEQVCKYMECKVIKVKPLSKEEALTLFLNKVGPNILQSPTLMPTLRLVVKECAGLPLTIVVIAGTMKGEDDPRIWKNALKDLKERIGKVEGVEAEVIERLKFSFNHLKDEKMKHCFLHCALYPEDYSIWKDELIESWIDEGFIDEMDTRQEMKDKGHAILKKLEDNSLLENVSYSDQKVKMHDAVRDMALSITSMNPRYMIQAGFQLQKLPKEEEWTVDIEKVSLMDNSISEISIDMVPLKCQRLTTLLLQDNPVKKISDSFFANIPCLSVLNLSSTKIKCLPNSISELKNLTALLLCGCEELSQLPSLSKLQGLKKLDLSYTIIEEVPEGMDMLINLRYLDLNVRTLKDVPTGLLPKLFCLEHFKLFRGKKISLKAEEVTPLEKLEFFYGRFEDLHELNKFVSSMQQCKKSLFKYLLQVGSSPCMYEGDKIISINELEYCGDELIMLPADIQELHICNCHNLRSLSEDISSFKNVMDLRASIIMDCQGIECVVSLSSFSSSWTHPFQSLELLSLSRLPKLSELIKFEGFGSATTSILTPSAIFSHLKQIYIHNCSSMKALLPHWLLPNLWNLEVIQVESCDELVEILAAPTSEDEDKRSDASIKFHLPKLRVLRLMKLPKLKSICSKSGVMICDCLRRINVNICPKIKRIPPFVPLVGNGKPYAYAPPSLKIMSSKKWWESLEWDDHPNFKNVLQPLWEVKHWYD is encoded by the coding sequence ATGGAGTATGTAGAGCCTGCAGTTTGCATTGCGAATTGTCTCGGAACTCCGATTTCTACTTACTTGCAGTATCATAGAAAGCTGAATAATTATGTGAGGAACTTGAAGAGAATCAGAGATGAACTGAATAGTCAAATGGAAGATATAGAGATGCTATTGAAAGCAGAGCTGCTTCATCATGTGGGGAAGATACCAAAGAAGGGAGTTGAAAATTGGTTAGAAAATGTGAAAATGATGATTAGGGAAGCACGAGATGTTGAAAATAAAGTCGGAAATGGGAGATTTTTTTTCCGTGCATGCAATGGAAAGTTGGTTGATAAAATGACTCGAGAAATGCAGAAATTTCTTGATAAAGCTCCTAATCTCTCTCAAAGTCTTGTCATTGATGGTCCAAGTGGTGGGTTGCCACTGCTAACATCTGAACTAGTTGGAGAGGAAGCTGTGAGAGAGGAGATTTGGCCATGTTTGATGCAGGAGGAGGTGAGCAAGATTGGGGTTTGGGGGATGGGCGGCGTGGGTAAAACGACCATCATGAAGCACATCCACAATGATCTTTTGAAAGAACAACGATTTGAAAGAGTGATTTGGGTTACTATATCAAAGGAGTTCGATATTGTGAAGTTACAAGATGATATTGCAagtgcattgaatggatatatgccCAAAGAAGGAAACAAGGTCAGGCGAGCTGCAATCTTATCAGAAATGCTGAAGAAAGTAGGAAAACATGTTCTAATCCTAGATGATGTGTGGGATAAAGTCTCTCTAGAGGAAGTTGGGATCCCCGAGCCGAGTAGCAGCAATGGATGCAAGTTGGTGCTGACAACCCGTGTGGAGCAAGTTTGTAAATATATGGAATGTAAGGTGATAAAAGTGAAGCCCCTCTCAAAAGAAGAGGCATTGACACTATTCTTGAATAAAGTTGGACCAAATATATTGCAAAGTCCAACTTTAATGCCAACTTTGAGGCTTGTTGTCAAGGAATGTGCAGGTCTGCCTCTTACAATTGTCGTCATAGCTGGTACCATGAAAGGAGAAGATGACCCTCGTATATGGAAAAATGCTCTCAAGGATTTGAAAGAGAGAATAGGGAAAGTGGAAGGAGTGGAAGCTGAAGTGATCGAGCGTTTGAAATTTAGTTTCAATCACTTAAAAGATGAGAAAATGAAGCATTGTTTCTTACATTGTGCATTATATCCTGAAGACTATTCAATTTGGAAGGATGAGCTAATCGAAAGTTGGATTGATGAAGGCTTCATAGATGAAATGGATACAAGACAAGAAATGAAAGATAAGGGCCATGCTATTTTGAAGAAGTTGGAGGATAACAGCTTGTTGGAAAATGTTAGCTATTCAGATCAGAAAGTGAAGATGCATGATGCAGTAAGAGACATGGCATTATCCATCACAAGTATGAATCCTCGATATATGATACAAGCAGGTTTCCAATTACAAAAGTTACCGAAGGAGGAGGAATGGACGGTGGATATTGAGAAAGTGTCGCTTATGGATAACTCCATATCGGAGATTTCCATAGACATGGTTCCTCTAAAATGCCAACGGCTCACAACCTTGTTACTGCAGGACAACCCTGTAAAGAAGATTTCAGATTCTTTTTTTGCAAACATTCCTTGTCTGAGCGTTCTTAATTTGTCCTCCACGAAGATCAAGTGTTTACCAAATTCAATCTCTGAATTAAAGAATCTCACAGCATTGCTGCTTTGTGGTTGTGAAGAATTAAGTCAATTGCCTTCTCTTTCGAAGCTTCAAGGATTGAAGAAGCTGGATCTTAGCTATACAATAATTGAAGAGGTACCTGAAGGCATGGATATGTTGATAAATTTAAGGTATCTTGATCTTAACGTGAGGACTTTAAAAGATGTACCCACTGGACTTTTACCAAAACTCTTTTGCCTTGAGCACTTTAAATTATTCAGAGGTAAGAAAATAAGCCTAAAGGCAGAGGAGGTAACGCCGTTGGAAAAGTTGGAATTCTTTTACGGCCGTTTCGAAGACCTGCATGAATTGAATAAGTTCGTGTCCTCAATGCAACAATGCAAGAAAAGCCTCTTCAAGTACCTATTACAAGTGGGCTCATCTCCTTGCATGTATGAAGGAGATAAAATCATATCAATCAATGAACTCGAGTATTGTGGAGATGAGTTAATTATGCTACCAGCTGATATTCAAGAGTTGCACATTTGCAACTGCCACAATTTGAGAAGCTTAAGTGAAGATATTTCTTCCTTCAAAAATGTGATGGACTTGAGGGCTTCTATAATTATGGATTGCCAAGGGATAGAGTGTGTTGTCTCCTTGTCCTCTTTTTCCTCTTCTTGGACTCATCCATTCCAAAGCCTCGAGCTGTTGTCTCTTTCCCGATTGCCAAAGTTGAGTGAACTTATCAAATTCGAAGGATTTGGTTCAGCAACAACATCGATATTAACTCCGTCTGCTATTTTTTCCCATCTTAAACAAATTTATATTCACAACTGCTCGAGTATGAAGGCATTGCTTCCACATTGGTTGCTTCCCAACCTCTGGAACCTAGAAGTAATTCAAGTGGAATCTTGTGATGAGCTAGTAGAAATATTAGCAGCGCCAACATCAGAAGATGAAGACAAAAGAAGTGATGCGTCAATCAAGTTCCATCTTCCCAAATTGAGAGTGTTGAGACTGATGAAATTACCAAAATTGAAGAGCATCTGTAGCAAAAGTGGAGTGATGATTTGTGATTGTCTTCGACGTATCAACGTTAATATTTGTCCTAAGATAAAGAGAATCCCTCCATTTGTTCCCCTTGTTGGCAATGGGAAGCCATATGCATATGCTCCACCTTCTCTTAAGATCATGTCAAGCAAAAAATGGTGGGAATCATTGGAATGGGATGACCATCCAAACTTTAAAAACGTTCTTCAACCCCTTTGGGAGGTGAAGCATTGGTATGATTGA